A genomic region of Leptospira mtsangambouensis contains the following coding sequences:
- a CDS encoding lipoprotein LipL46, producing the protein MFNRLRLAPLTGVLILTILACAGSNSAQKQPTLPDNVVTAMGEAPIYQGDLALARNKALKDAKLNAIRKLVGEQITEKSGVSDGQSLGSKLYGKTDSFVKKYDIISEEQWKLDTQDMIRLNVRCEVEATKLSTAVDALLDDVGNPRIAVLVQTVVNGKSYPIGSATNIAEAELIEKLRTKGNKVVDSSQLTALLKKNPSLAKLDLTSVEEGSPLLTLAQDSGAEVLIVAKVTTTDQKPVVLPGGKKTDFLSSAATGPYRIIQLWGDGKIFGSGSLEGRGADITQEVSREQAVKDWANLVSGKVGKQIKDEWFKLTEQNTVILKFKGLGLEDAINFKNDLMEYTSVKQINDRKTEMNGSEWELTYPGKESMFAEELMYKKDSSFRFLSSKTLSINSSKRGVVEAEFRNK; encoded by the coding sequence ATGTTCAACCGACTTCGTTTGGCTCCCTTAACCGGAGTTCTCATCCTTACTATTTTGGCATGTGCCGGATCCAATTCTGCCCAGAAACAACCTACGCTGCCAGACAACGTGGTAACAGCGATGGGAGAGGCACCGATTTACCAAGGAGACTTGGCTCTTGCACGAAACAAAGCACTGAAAGATGCCAAACTCAATGCCATCCGCAAACTTGTGGGGGAACAAATCACTGAAAAATCGGGAGTATCCGATGGCCAGTCCCTAGGCTCCAAACTCTATGGGAAAACAGATAGTTTCGTAAAAAAATACGATATCATTAGCGAAGAACAATGGAAATTGGACACCCAAGACATGATCCGTTTGAATGTCCGTTGTGAAGTAGAAGCAACCAAACTTTCCACAGCAGTGGATGCCCTCCTCGATGATGTAGGAAATCCAAGAATTGCCGTCCTTGTCCAAACCGTTGTGAATGGAAAGTCTTATCCGATTGGATCAGCAACAAACATTGCCGAAGCAGAACTTATTGAAAAACTCCGCACCAAAGGAAACAAAGTTGTGGATAGTTCTCAACTCACAGCTCTACTCAAAAAAAATCCAAGCCTTGCCAAACTCGACCTCACATCGGTAGAAGAAGGAAGTCCTCTACTCACTCTCGCACAAGATTCTGGTGCCGAGGTTTTGATTGTTGCCAAAGTCACAACAACCGACCAAAAACCTGTGGTTTTGCCTGGTGGGAAAAAAACAGATTTTTTAAGTTCAGCAGCCACTGGCCCATACCGCATCATCCAACTTTGGGGTGATGGAAAAATATTTGGATCAGGAAGTTTGGAAGGACGCGGTGCTGATATCACCCAAGAAGTTTCCAGAGAACAAGCTGTCAAAGATTGGGCAAATCTAGTTTCAGGAAAAGTGGGAAAACAAATCAAAGACGAATGGTTCAAACTCACAGAACAAAACACTGTCATCTTAAAATTCAAAGGTCTTGGATTGGAAGATGCCATCAATTTCAAAAACGATTTGATGGAATACACTTCAGTTAAACAAATCAATGACCGCAAAACAGAAATGAATGGTTCTGAATGGGAGCTGACATATCCTGGGAAAGAATCTATGTTTGCGGAAGAGTTAATGTATAAAAAAGACTCTAGTTTCCGTTTTTTAAGTAGTAAAACATTGAGCATCAACAGCTCCAAACGCGGGGTTGTGGAAGCAGAATTT